The genomic segment GGCCTGGCTGCGCGACCCGGGCAACCCGCTGCCGAACGTGATCGTCCTGGATGTGAATATGCCCGGCATGAGCGGCCTGGACGTGCTCCGGGCCATCCGCGAGGATCCGGTGCTGCGGCCGCTCCCGGTGGTGATGCTGACCACCTCCGATCAGCCGGGTGACATCCAACAGGCGTATGAACTGGTCGTCAGTTCCTACTGGGTCAAGCAGGCGGATTTCGCGGGCTTCGTGCGGCAGATCGAGGACTTCGTGGGCTTCTGGCAGCACGCCCGCTTCCATAAAGGCCGCCCATGAGGCCAGACGTGCCATCATAAGCCAATGCCCACCACTGTTCAGGCGCCACTGAAGGTGCTGCTTGTGGAAGACCAGCTCGCCGACTGCCTGCTGGCCGAAGAAGCGTTCGGCCGCATCGCGCAGGCCGTGAAGCTTCACCTCTGCCAGAGTGGCCTGGAGGCCCTGGCGTGGCTGCGCCGCCACTCGGCCGACCGGCCCGACGTGGTGATCCTCGACCTCAACATGCCGGTCATGAACGGCCTGGACGTGCTCCGCGCCATCCGCGAGGACCCTCAGCTGCGCGGGCAGCCGGTGGTGATGCTCTCCACCTCGGAAAGTCCGGCCGACATCCAGCAGGCGTACGACCTGCTGGTGGGGGCCTACTGGGTCAAAGGCCTGCAGTTCGACGACTTGGTCCATCAGATCGAGGCCCTCGTCCGGTTCTGCCGGCACGCGCGCCGACCGCAGTACGCGTCCCTCCCTGCCCTGGAAGGCTGAAGGGACGGCGCAGGCCACGAAGGGCGCAGGGGCCGGAACGTGCAGGTCACGACCCTCCGGGGGCCGCTCCGGGCAGGCGGGCGGCTCGGCTTGCAGGCGGACCTGTAGAGCGGCCGCCGCTTCCCCTGCGGCGGCTGCCCGGCCGAGGCTCCTCAGGCTGGGGTCGGGTCCGGTCAGCCGGCGGTGGCCCCTGCGCCGCCGCTCATCAACCGGGCCAGGGCAAGCGCGTCGGCCGGGGCGTGGGCCCCGATGTCATTGTCGAAATGCACGTACACGTCCCGGGGATGAGCCGCCACCGGCGCCGCGCTCAGGCGGCGGGCGTCCGCCGGATCACGCCCCGGCTCGGGCCGCAGCCGGCAGCGGAGGCGATGCCTTCAGGCGCGTGAGCCTTCGCGGCGCAGAATCTCCAGCCAGTTGCCGGCCACCAGCCACGGCAGGAACATGAGGCCCACCTGGACGATGTTCGCCGCAGCGAGCATAAACGCGCCGCTGACGGTCGTGAACTGCCCCCCCGGCATGAAGGGCACGCCCAACAGGAACGGCAGCGGCAGCAGGGAGCCCAGCACCACAGCTGCCAGAACTCCCTGAGCCGCCCTCCAGCCGGTCTCCCGGCGCCCCAGCCACACCCCGTACGCGAAAATGAGGCCCGCGGCCAGAACGCCCAGGCTTAACCCTGCTGTCGAAAGGTTCAGCGTCGTGTTCATCGCTGCACGCTACACGGGTGGATGGCGCCGTGGTGCCTCAGATGAGCGCCAGCGCGCAGGAACGGCTCCTACTCGGCCGTTCCAGGCGTGAGGCGGCTTCACGACCCCGCCGGACTGCCCGGCCCGGCGCGCAGGAGGGAAGCCTGCAGCTGCGAAAGACCCGCGGTGAATGAACCCGCCCAGGCGGACCCGCTGGCCCGCCGGTGGCACCGACGCTGGTGCCCTCAGGCCCCCGGCCACAGCGGGCCGGCGCCAGCTTCAGTCGTCGCCGAGCAGGCCTTCAAGCAGGCGGTCACTCCAGCTCTCCTCGGACCCGGCCGGGTTGTCCAGGGGGTCCACGCCGGTGTCCCGCGGGTTGCGCAGCCCCTGGTTGCTGCGGGCCAGCGTGGGAACGTCCGCCTTGGGTGACCGGTCGGCATTGAGCAGACCGTTGCGTTCCTGGAACGTATCGGTCAGCTGGGTGTAGCAGAACCCGGACAGGCCCTTGCAGGCGTGCACGGCGGCCATCAGGTACAGGTGCATCTCCGTAAAGTCCTCGCGGCTGTCCACCTGGCTGTAGCCCCACGCGGCGCCGCCTGGCGTGCCCTCGGGCAGGAAGGCGATGCCGCCGAATTCCGAGAGCATCACCGGGTGCTCGGCGGCCTTGAAGCCGGGCAGCAGAACGGCGCGGTCGGCCGGGTCGAGGCCCTGCAGCGTCGTGGTGGTCCGCGCCAGGGTCCCGTAGCGGTGCTCAAGGACCTTGGGGTCAGCCGCGTAATCGTGGATCGTCACGATATCAGTCGCGACGTGCTCCCAGCCGTCATTTCCGATGATGGGCCGCGAGGGGTCAATCGTCCGGGTCATGTAGTAGAGGCCCTGCACGTAATCGCGGTGGGCCGGGTTGGTGGGCAGGTTGGGCACCCCCCACGATTCGTTCAGCGGCACCCAGGCAACGATGCACGGGTGCGTGTAGTCGCGTTCCAGCACCTCCTCCCACTCGCGGCTGAGCCGGCGCACCGCCTGCGGCGTAAAGCGGTAGGGACTGGGCATCTCCTCCCACACCATCAGGCCCAGCACGTCGCACCAGTACAGGTAGCGGGGGGACTCGATCTTCTGGTGTTTGCGGGCGCCGTCAAATCCGAGTTGCCGGCTGAGTTCGACGTCGCGCCGGAGTTCATCGTCCGTGGCCGTCATCAGCCCTTCAGGCCAGTACCCCTGGTCCAGGACCATCCTCAGGTACCACGGGCGGCCGTTGAGCATGAACCGCCCGCCGCGCACGCCAACGGTGCGCAGCGCGGTGTAGCTGCGCACCTGATCGATCACCGTGCCGTCGGGCCGCAGGAGTTCCACCACCGCGCTGATCAGCCGGGGATGGTCGGGATTCCACAGCAGGTCGTTGCGGAAGTCGTCGATGCCGGGGTCCGGCAGCGGAATGACGCGCGAGATGTCCGGCCGCTGCAGGTAGTACCGGTCGTCGGCAAGAATGTCCTCGCCGTTCTTGAGCTGAAGGCGCAGCAGCGTGCCGGGCGTCCACTGCCCGGCAATGTCGGCTTCCAGGGTGATCTTCCAGCCTTCCATGTCGCCGGTCAGCTTCAGGCGCCGCAGGTAACTCGCGGGCACGCGTTCGAGCCAGACGGTCTGCCAGATGCCGGTGGTGCGCAGGTACCAGATGGAGTGCGGCTCGGGCAGCCAGTCCTGCTTGCCGCGCGGTTTGGCCAGGTCGTGCGGGTCGTCCTCGGCTCTCACCACGAGCTCCAGCGGCCGGCCTTCGCGCGCCGCGACGCCAGCCTGACGCGTGATGTCCGCCACGAACGGCGTATGGCCCCCCTCGTGGGTCACCACGAGCTGCCCGTCCGCCCACACCGACGCCTGCCAGTCCACCGCGCCGAAATGCAGCAGCAGGCGGCCGTCCGAGCCGCAGGTGCTCACCTGCTCACAGTCTTCCACCTGCAGGCTCAGGCCGTACCACACCACCGGGTGAAACCCCGTGTCGTGAATGCCGCTGCGGATGCTTTCCGGGGCGTACGGCACCTGAATGACCCGGTCAAAGACCACGTCGTCCGGATGCTGCCAGGCGGCGGCGTCATCAAAGGCGAAGCGCCACTCACCGTCCAGGCTGCGCCAGTGAGCACGTTCGAGAAGCGGCTCAGGATGGTTGGAAACATGCATGCCCCATGGTGCCGCGCCGAGGTGATGGCTGCCGTCTGATTGGTCACGAGTGTTTCCTAACACTTGCGTGCTCTGGCGTCGGGTTCGGGAGCGCCCGTGAGGCCAGTGTCCAGCCTCCTGGCCGGCCCTGCGGCGCCCGCGCCCCAGCGGCGAAAGGGCCGGCGCGGCCGGACGCGGTCTCAAGGACCGGGCGGCGCAGGCGGCCCCGGAAGCACCGGGCGGCCTGTCAGGCGGTCCCCCGTGCACCCCGGGAGGGCCGACTGACCCGGGCAGAAGTGTGGCCCGGCCGGACGGTCAGCCCCCTTCACACTGGTGCCATGCTCCCTGCCGACATCGCCTCCCTGATCACCCACCTCATCGGCGAGCAGCGTGCGGTCCTGGGCCGTCAGCTGCTGGGTGTCTACCTCCGCGGCTCCCTGGTGCTGGGTGACTTCGACCCTCAGACGAGTGACATCGACCTGCTCTGCGTGGTGGACCGGCCCCTGAGCGAGCGGGCGTTCGAAGCCGTGAAGGCGATGCACCAGCGCGTGGCCACCCTGGCGCATCCGTTCGCCCACGAGCTCGAGCTGGCGTACCTGCCCCGGTCCGCCGCGTGGGCGTGGCGACCCGGCGAACAGCACCCGACCCTGGGGCGGGGCGAGACGCTGGCGTGGAGGGCGCACGGGGCGAACTGGTTGCTGGAACGGTGGGCGGTGCTCCAGGGGATGCAGGCCCTGTCCGGGCCCCCGCCGGACACGTTCATCGCGCCGGTCCCCCCGTCCGCATGCCGTGGCGCGGTGAGGGAACGGCTGCGGGACTGGGTGGGGTTTGCCCGCACGCCGGATGATCCGGCCTGGCAATCGCCCCGCTCGCATGCGGCCTATGTGATCGAGACGGGCTGCCGGATGCTGGCGACGCTGGAGAGCGGCGCGTTGCTGAGCAAGCCGGCCGCGGTCCGCTGGGGCCGCATGGCCCTGCCAGAGCCGTGGGCCGGACTGGCCCAGCGTGTCCCCGAGTGGAAGACGGACGGGACGTTCGATGCGGCGCTCAATGCGCAGGCCCAGGCATTCATCCTCTGGGCGGGGCAGCAGGCCGATGTGACGTGAGGGCACCCGGCCAGGCTGGGGTCCCGTGGCGCCGGCACCAGTCCTGGTCCATGGCTTGCGCTGGAGCGGTGGAGGGCACCGGGCGAACCTTCGACCGGCCACGGCTGGTCAGCACTGAGACGTCGAGTCTTCGGGCCTGCTGACCGTCAGGTTGCTCCAGACGGATGCTCGGATCAGCAATCCACAGGGTTCAGGTCCAGGATCACCAGCTCGGCGGGACAGTCCCAGCGCATGGGCACCCCCGTCACCCCCAGGCCCTGCGACACGAAACCCAGCGCCTGGCCGTCCGGCGTGTCGGCCGGCGTTCCTTCATCCGGTGACTGCACGATGCGCGTCCCCCTCACCCAGCCCCGCAGGACGTTGAGCAGGGTCGAGCGCCGTTTGAGCGGGCCAAACAAAGGCAGGCGGATCTGCCCGCCGTGGGTGTGGCCGCTGAGCGTCAGGCTGACCTGGGCAGGCACCTGGGTCAGGTAGTCGGGGTTGTGGGCGAGCAGCACCACGGCGCCGCCCGTGTGCCCCTGAAGCGCCGCGGTGAGGTCCTGCGTGCCGAACCACCAGTCGTCGACGCCCGCGACGTACAGGTCCTCACGCACCTGCAGGCCGGCATTGTTGATAAGCCGCACGCCATGCAGGCGCAGCTGCTCGGCGAAGGCCGTGCGGGTGGCGTTGGTGTTCAGGCTGGTCCAGTCGTGGTTGCCCCACACGGCGTACACGCCCAGCGGCGCCCTCAGGCGGGCGAGTTCCTGCATCAGTTTGCGGTGGCGCCGGTTGCCGACCCCGCTATCCAGAAAGTCGCCGGTGATGGCAATCAGGTCCGGCTGGGCGCGCAGCACAGCGTCCACCCAGCGGCGGACCGTGCCGCGCCCGACAAACAGACCGTAGTGCAGGTCACTCAGGTGCGCGACGCGCACCCGGCGGGTCAGCCCAGGCAGTTCCAGACGGTGGACGGTGGTCACAAACCGGTACGAGTTGACGGTGGCGAGGGTCCCGAAAGTCAGGACACTCCACCCGAGAGTGGTGACGGCGCGCCTTAGCAGCATGGGCCTCAGCTTAGAGAATGCGCGCAGGGCGCAGCGAACGGCGGCGCGGAGCGGGGGGCTGGGCGGGCGCAGGGGCCGGCCGCCGCGCGGCCCCCTGAACAGCGTGAGAAGACCATCGGCCGGGTGAACGGCTCGCCCCGGCGCCGTCAGCCCCCCACCTGGATGCACCCGCTGGGCCAGCCGCACCCCCACACCGCCCCCCCCGCCGGGGGACGACCCTGGGGGATAGGGTTCAGAGCAGATTAAGTGCACAGTGAGAAGATGCTCACCTCGCCGTTCCTGACCCTGCTGTCGCCTGACGGGCCGCAGTGGGTGGCCCTGGTGCCGTCACTGCACTTCCGCGTGACGGCGCCCACGCGCGACAGCCTGATCGACCGCGCCCGGGAGAGGATTGCTCTGGCGCTTCACGCCTCGCCGCTCCTGCCGCCCGCGTGCACGCTCGAGGAACTGGCCGCCGCGCAGGCCGGCATGCCTGGCGCAACAGAAGTCGTGCTGCTCGACCCGTCGCCGTGACCCTGCCCGCCTGACCGCACGGGTGGCGCTGCGCTTCTGAAACGGCCGTCCAGGTCCGTTTGCCCCCATCCCGGGGCCCCGCAGCACCCTTCCCGGCCCGGTTGCGCCGCAGGACCGAGTGGCCCCGCTGGCAGGGGGGAGGCCACCAGTCCGCTGTCCAGCTCACTTTGAGGCGTCGTCGCCTCAAATCTTGCTTTTGGGCTCGCGCCAGTGTGACGCAGGGTCAAGCGCCGGAAAATACACCAGGAATATCGCGGATGACTGGCTTTTGTTCCGCCAGCCGTGCTCGACTCCAGGGGGGATCACCACACTGGTGGAGGCAGGCATCTCGAAGTACTGGCCGCCCACCATGACGCTTAGGGTTCCACTGACGACGGTGATGATTTCTTCTACGTCATGGTGATGGATCGGAACGTATCCGCCTGGTTCGGCCCGCTGCTCCGAGAGTTCGCAGTGCTGCGCCCCGGACAGAGGACCAATCAGGTCTCGACGGGCTACCTGCCAGTAGGGATGGTGATGCCAAGGCTGCTGCTCGTGTTCGGTTAGGGCCACCTGTTCACTGTCAATGTCTCCAAGCATGTCGGGTGGTTACTCCAGACTTCAGCTGCCAGAGCTTATCTTCTACACTCCTTTTCATCAAAGCGAGCTGGGCACTGAATGAGTGGAGTGTCAGCACTGGTCTGTCTGTTTTGTGAGGGTGGGACCGATCACCATTCTCCACAGAGTGGACTGCGCTTCTCCCCAGGCCTCCTTACAGTGGGATGATGCCTTTCGCCACGAATCAGCTCACGGCCCTGCTCAATGAAGCCCGGAGCACCAATACCAGCGCCCTGGTGCTTCTTCACAACGGTCAGCCTCTTGTGAATGAAATTCTCGACGGGCAAGGCGACCGCGCGATTGAAACGATGAGCCTCACCAAGGCCATCGTCAGCCTGCTGGTCGGCCGGGCCCTCACCCTGGGGCTGCTCCCCAGCACCGACGTGGCGGTCAGCAAGTTCTATCCCGAGTGGCGACAAGGACAGAAGCGAGACATCACTCTCCGCCACCTGATGACGCACACGAGTGGGTTGCAGAACACGCCGGACGCCGGTACAGAGATCTACCCCAGCCCGGATTTCGTGCAGCTGGCCTTGAGTGCAGAACTCGAACACGCTCCAGGAAGCGTGTTCTCCTACAACAACAAAGCAGTCAATCTGATCCTGGGCCTGCTTGAGCAGGCGACGGGTCGGAAAGCGGATGAGTTCGCTCGCGAGGAGCTGTTCACTCCCCTTGGCATCCAGGACTGGGGCTGGGACCATGACACTGCCGGAAATCCGCATGGAATGAGTGGCCTGCGCCTGAGACCTCTGGATCTCGCCCGGCTTGGGGAACTGGCCCGCAATGACGGCGCGTTCGAACAAACGGTTCTGATCGACCCGGCCTGGATGCGCCTGAGCACCCAACCGGCCACCAAGCTCACGGAGAGTATCGGCCTGCTGTGGTGGACCTTACCCACCTGGACGCACTATGAGATTACGCCGGAGCATGTTCAGGCGGTACAGGAGGCTGGCGGGACCGATGAACAGGTGCGCGCTCTGGCGGAGACGGTGGGGACGTTTTCCACGCAGGGGAGTCTGGTGGCTCGAATGAACGTGACGGGCCTGGTCCCGCCCGCACTTCCCAAAGGAACGAAGTGGGTGGCGGTCCGCACCGGTCCCCTTGTGGGGTTCAGGCATGACGGGTCACTGGGGCAGCATCTGGTGGTGAACCGTGAGGCGAGGCTGGTGGCAGTACGGCTCGTCGATTGGCGGCATCCACACGCCCAAGCCGATGAAACCCGCTTCACGGCTTTCGTGAACCGGATTCTGGAGCTCTGACAAACCAAAGTTGACCCCCCACTAGCGCCTCAGGGCGGCGCGGGCCAGGGCGTCGAACCGGCGCAGTTCCTTGCTGCCTGGGTCGAGGTTCAAGGCCCGTTCCGTGACGTTCAGCGTCTTCTGGTGCTGCCCTGCCTGCGTCCACGCCTCGAACGCCTCCTGCCGGTACAGGAAGTACGCTGCGGGAACGCCGAGGTTCACGGCGCGGTCGAACGCGCTTACGGCCGCGTGAAGGTCACCCAGCCGCAGCTGCGCCTTCGCCAGACCCCACCACGCGTACGGGTCCTGCGGACGGCGTTTCACGTCCTCCCCGGCGTGCGCCCTGAGGTGCCGCCAGTTCCCGGCCGCGCGGTAATCCTCGCCCAGAATCCGCCGCACGTCCCCTTCGCGGGAGGGGGGGTACGCCACGAGGTACTCCCCGTTGTAGTACGCCCACAAGGCCATCAGCTGCGCGTCCGTGAGGCGCAGGGCGGGGCCGAGCAGGGGATCGCTGATGAGGAAGTGGCCGGCGCGGTAGCCGTACGCGGTGCGGAAATGCGCGACCGCGCTGCCCTCGCGCAGCCGCTGCTGCAGCACCACCGGAAATCCGGCGGCCACGAGCGCCCGGAGCCGCGGCGCATCACCAGCCGAGCGGATCACGCTCCGCAACCCGGCGCGGCCGAAGTACGCGGCGAGCTCCAGGCTGGTGACCTGCGGGTCGCTGGGACTGTCCTTGAGGGCTGCGGCGGCGTGCGCCTGCGTGACCCGGGTGCCGTAGTACCCGAGCACCGTCAGCGCCGTCACCGGCCCGCAGTTGTTCCGCGCCTGAGGCTCATGCCGGATGTTCCTGAGGGTAACGGCCGCCGGGACGGCCGCCGCGGCCACGCTGCCCCAGATCACTGTCACCAGCAGCGCTCCCCACGCAGTCATAGGTCATCTTTGCGGCCTGCTCCGCTGCGCGCCTCCCGACGCCCTTGAGACAGACTTCACGGTCGTGCCCACGGCGCGGCGGTCCTTCTGCGGGGGGATCACCAGGCCCGGGGGGCTCACCGGGCGCGGCCTGGAGAGCGCCGCGGCTGCCGCGCACAGCGCGGTGGAGGTGCCGGCCGTGGAGTCCGCGTTCCAGCGAGGGGAAACCCCTCGTCCCCCCATGCCCGGCCGCGCCGTGGGCAGTGGACGCCGGTCCCGGTTGTTGACGCGCGTGACGCGGTCATGGGGGCTGCACGCGGTCATGACGGTCCGGTGGGAGCGCGCCCCGGTCCAGGCGAGCCGCAGCGTGAACGTGGCCCGGCGCCTGTCTGGTTGTCTGGTCGCGTCTGAGGGGCGGAGATTGCGCGCAGCAACAGGGTAAAGGGCCGCCCGGCTGCAGGTCGGCACCCA from the Deinococcus taeanensis genome contains:
- a CDS encoding C39 family peptidase codes for the protein MTAWGALLVTVIWGSVAAAAVPAAVTLRNIRHEPQARNNCGPVTALTVLGYYGTRVTQAHAAAALKDSPSDPQVTSLELAAYFGRAGLRSVIRSAGDAPRLRALVAAGFPVVLQQRLREGSAVAHFRTAYGYRAGHFLISDPLLGPALRLTDAQLMALWAYYNGEYLVAYPPSREGDVRRILGEDYRAAGNWRHLRAHAGEDVKRRPQDPYAWWGLAKAQLRLGDLHAAVSAFDRAVNLGVPAAYFLYRQEAFEAWTQAGQHQKTLNVTERALNLDPGSKELRRFDALARAALRR
- a CDS encoding DUF72 domain-containing protein: MAAHPRDVYVHFDNDIGAHAPADALALARLMSGGAGATAG
- a CDS encoding response regulator, with product MPTTVQAPLKVLLVEDQLADCLLAEEAFGRIAQAVKLHLCQSGLEALAWLRRHSADRPDVVILDLNMPVMNGLDVLRAIREDPQLRGQPVVMLSTSESPADIQQAYDLLVGAYWVKGLQFDDLVHQIEALVRFCRHARRPQYASLPALEG
- a CDS encoding metallophosphoesterase, which produces MLLRRAVTTLGWSVLTFGTLATVNSYRFVTTVHRLELPGLTRRVRVAHLSDLHYGLFVGRGTVRRWVDAVLRAQPDLIAITGDFLDSGVGNRRHRKLMQELARLRAPLGVYAVWGNHDWTSLNTNATRTAFAEQLRLHGVRLINNAGLQVREDLYVAGVDDWWFGTQDLTAALQGHTGGAVVLLAHNPDYLTQVPAQVSLTLSGHTHGGQIRLPLFGPLKRRSTLLNVLRGWVRGTRIVQSPDEGTPADTPDGQALGFVSQGLGVTGVPMRWDCPAELVILDLNPVDC
- a CDS encoding serine hydrolase domain-containing protein; translated protein: MPFATNQLTALLNEARSTNTSALVLLHNGQPLVNEILDGQGDRAIETMSLTKAIVSLLVGRALTLGLLPSTDVAVSKFYPEWRQGQKRDITLRHLMTHTSGLQNTPDAGTEIYPSPDFVQLALSAELEHAPGSVFSYNNKAVNLILGLLEQATGRKADEFAREELFTPLGIQDWGWDHDTAGNPHGMSGLRLRPLDLARLGELARNDGAFEQTVLIDPAWMRLSTQPATKLTESIGLLWWTLPTWTHYEITPEHVQAVQEAGGTDEQVRALAETVGTFSTQGSLVARMNVTGLVPPALPKGTKWVAVRTGPLVGFRHDGSLGQHLVVNREARLVAVRLVDWRHPHAQADETRFTAFVNRILEL
- a CDS encoding response regulator → MLNVRPDSLSILLVDDNEADRMLAEEAFDLLPAKVWVNLCATGDQALAWLRDPGNPLPNVIVLDVNMPGMSGLDVLRAIREDPVLRPLPVVMLTTSDQPGDIQQAYELVVSSYWVKQADFAGFVRQIEDFVGFWQHARFHKGRP
- a CDS encoding glycoside hydrolase family 2 protein, whose amino-acid sequence is MHVSNHPEPLLERAHWRSLDGEWRFAFDDAAAWQHPDDVVFDRVIQVPYAPESIRSGIHDTGFHPVVWYGLSLQVEDCEQVSTCGSDGRLLLHFGAVDWQASVWADGQLVVTHEGGHTPFVADITRQAGVAAREGRPLELVVRAEDDPHDLAKPRGKQDWLPEPHSIWYLRTTGIWQTVWLERVPASYLRRLKLTGDMEGWKITLEADIAGQWTPGTLLRLQLKNGEDILADDRYYLQRPDISRVIPLPDPGIDDFRNDLLWNPDHPRLISAVVELLRPDGTVIDQVRSYTALRTVGVRGGRFMLNGRPWYLRMVLDQGYWPEGLMTATDDELRRDVELSRQLGFDGARKHQKIESPRYLYWCDVLGLMVWEEMPSPYRFTPQAVRRLSREWEEVLERDYTHPCIVAWVPLNESWGVPNLPTNPAHRDYVQGLYYMTRTIDPSRPIIGNDGWEHVATDIVTIHDYAADPKVLEHRYGTLARTTTTLQGLDPADRAVLLPGFKAAEHPVMLSEFGGIAFLPEGTPGGAAWGYSQVDSREDFTEMHLYLMAAVHACKGLSGFCYTQLTDTFQERNGLLNADRSPKADVPTLARSNQGLRNPRDTGVDPLDNPAGSEESWSDRLLEGLLGDD
- a CDS encoding aminoglycoside adenylyltransferase domain-containing protein is translated as MLPADIASLITHLIGEQRAVLGRQLLGVYLRGSLVLGDFDPQTSDIDLLCVVDRPLSERAFEAVKAMHQRVATLAHPFAHELELAYLPRSAAWAWRPGEQHPTLGRGETLAWRAHGANWLLERWAVLQGMQALSGPPPDTFIAPVPPSACRGAVRERLRDWVGFARTPDDPAWQSPRSHAAYVIETGCRMLATLESGALLSKPAAVRWGRMALPEPWAGLAQRVPEWKTDGTFDAALNAQAQAFILWAGQQADVT
- a CDS encoding cupin domain-containing protein, producing the protein MLGDIDSEQVALTEHEQQPWHHHPYWQVARRDLIGPLSGAQHCELSEQRAEPGGYVPIHHHDVEEIITVVSGTLSVMVGGQYFEMPASTSVVIPPGVEHGWRNKSQSSAIFLVYFPALDPASHWREPKSKI